A part of Pantoea vagans genomic DNA contains:
- the dam gene encoding adenine-specific DNA-methyltransferase: protein MKKNRAFLKWAGGKFPLVEEIHRHLPQGDCLVEPFVGAGSVFLNTEFDRYHLADINSDLINLYNIVKTRTADFIRDAQLLFTPEGNNEICYYQRRTEFNTSTDAYQRALLFLYLNRHCYNGLCRYNLRGEFNVPFGRYRKPYFPEAELLWFAERAQKATFVCESYDVTLTSAGKGSVVYCDPPYAPLSATANFTAYHTNSFSLREQENLAALAAQLAASEHRIPVLISNHDTALTRLWYQDAVLHVVKARRSISRSIAGRTKVDELLALYR, encoded by the coding sequence ATGAAAAAAAATCGCGCTTTCCTGAAATGGGCAGGGGGAAAATTTCCCTTAGTAGAAGAGATCCATCGTCATCTGCCGCAAGGCGACTGTCTGGTCGAGCCATTTGTTGGCGCGGGCTCGGTGTTTCTGAACACTGAATTTGATCGCTACCATCTGGCTGATATCAACAGTGACCTGATTAATCTCTACAACATTGTCAAAACGCGCACGGCGGATTTCATCCGTGACGCGCAGCTGCTGTTTACGCCGGAAGGTAACAACGAAATCTGTTATTACCAGCGGCGCACCGAATTTAATACCAGTACCGACGCCTACCAGCGTGCGCTGCTGTTCCTCTATCTGAACCGTCACTGTTACAACGGCCTCTGCCGCTATAACCTGCGTGGTGAGTTCAACGTGCCGTTTGGCCGCTATCGCAAACCCTACTTTCCGGAAGCCGAACTGTTATGGTTTGCCGAACGCGCGCAAAAAGCGACGTTTGTCTGTGAATCGTACGATGTTACCCTGACCAGTGCCGGTAAAGGCTCGGTGGTCTATTGCGATCCGCCTTATGCACCGCTGTCGGCCACGGCCAATTTTACGGCTTATCACACCAACAGCTTCAGCCTGCGTGAGCAGGAGAATCTGGCGGCGTTAGCCGCACAGCTGGCTGCGTCGGAGCACCGGATTCCGGTACTGATTTCTAACCACGACACTGCACTGACGCGTTTATGGTATCAGGATGCAGTGTTACATGTGGTCAAAGCCCGGCGTTCTATCAGCCGGAGCATAGCCGGTCGCACCAAGGTCGACGAACTACTGGCACTTTATCGCTAG
- the rpe gene encoding ribulose-phosphate 3-epimerase: MKQYLLAPSILSADFARLGEDTAKALAAGGDVVHFDVMDNHYVPNLTMGPMVLKALRDYGITAPIDVHLMVKPVDALIPEFAKAGATYITFHPEASEHVDRTLQLIKEHGCKAGMVFNPATPLSYLDYVMDKLDIILLMSVNPGFGGQSFIPGTLDKLREARRRIDQSGYNIRLEVDGGVKIDNIREIAAAGADMFVAGSAIFGHPDYKKVIDDMRNELEKANGSFH; this comes from the coding sequence ATGAAACAATATTTGCTGGCCCCTTCAATCCTGTCGGCGGATTTTGCCCGCCTGGGCGAAGACACAGCCAAAGCGCTGGCGGCCGGAGGTGACGTGGTTCACTTTGACGTAATGGACAACCACTACGTCCCTAATCTGACCATGGGTCCGATGGTGCTGAAAGCACTGCGCGACTATGGCATCACCGCCCCCATCGATGTGCATCTGATGGTGAAGCCGGTGGATGCGCTGATCCCGGAGTTTGCCAAAGCCGGTGCCACCTATATTACCTTTCATCCCGAAGCCAGCGAACACGTTGACCGCACCCTGCAACTGATCAAAGAGCACGGCTGTAAAGCGGGTATGGTGTTTAATCCGGCGACCCCGCTGAGCTACCTCGATTACGTCATGGATAAGCTGGATATCATTCTGCTGATGTCCGTGAACCCTGGTTTTGGCGGTCAGTCATTTATTCCCGGCACCCTGGATAAACTGCGTGAAGCGCGCAGACGTATCGATCAGAGCGGCTACAACATTCGTCTTGAAGTGGATGGCGGCGTGAAGATCGACAATATCCGCGAGATTGCGGCTGCCGGTGCAGATATGTTTGTCGCGGGTTCTGCCATCTTCGGTCATCCTGACTACAAAAAAGTGATCGACGATATGCGCAACGAACTGGAGAAAGCCAATGGCTCATTTCACTGA
- a CDS encoding phosphoglycolate phosphatase has translation MAHFTDIRALAFDLDGTLVDSAPGLADAIDRTLNDLRLPQAGLERVSTWIGNGADIMMARALTFALGREPQPEEQRDARALFDRHYADTVDAGSTLFPQVKQTLDALKASGLPMAIVTNKPTPFVAPLLESLGIADAFSLIIGGDDVPVKKPHPAAIFMVLGTFGVLPNELLFVGDSRNDIQAAQAAGVPNVGMTFGYNYGEPIATSQPDLTLDSFDELLPTLGL, from the coding sequence ATGGCTCATTTCACTGATATTCGTGCGCTGGCGTTTGATCTCGATGGCACGCTGGTGGATAGCGCGCCAGGCCTTGCCGATGCGATCGACCGCACGCTTAACGATCTCCGCCTGCCGCAGGCGGGCCTTGAGCGTGTCTCAACCTGGATTGGCAACGGTGCCGATATCATGATGGCCCGTGCGCTGACCTTCGCGCTGGGCCGTGAGCCGCAGCCGGAAGAGCAGCGCGATGCACGCGCGCTGTTTGACCGCCACTACGCCGACACCGTGGATGCGGGCAGCACGCTGTTCCCACAGGTGAAGCAGACGCTGGATGCCTTAAAAGCTTCCGGGCTGCCGATGGCGATTGTGACCAACAAGCCGACGCCGTTTGTGGCACCGCTGCTTGAATCGCTTGGCATTGCCGATGCGTTTTCGCTGATTATCGGTGGCGACGATGTGCCGGTTAAAAAACCGCACCCTGCAGCGATCTTTATGGTGCTGGGCACCTTCGGCGTACTGCCGAACGAGTTGCTGTTTGTTGGCGACTCTCGCAATGATATCCAGGCGGCGCAGGCGGCAGGCGTACCTAATGTCGGTATGACCTTTGGCTATAACTATGGCGAGCCGATTGCCACCAGCCAGCCCGATTTAACCCTCGACTCTTTCGACGAACTTTTGCCCACACTGGGGCTGTAA
- the trpS gene encoding tryptophan--tRNA ligase — MKPIVFSGAQPSGELTIGNYMGALRQWVQMQDDFHCIYCIVDLHAITVRQDPAALRKATLDTLALYLACGIDPQKSTIFVQSHVPEHTQLSWILNCYAYFGELSRMTQFKDKSARYEENINAGLFDYPVLMAADILLYQTNQVPVGEDQKQHLELSRDIAHRFNAIYGDIFRVPEPFIPKSGARVMSLLEPTKKMSKSDDNRNNVIGLLEDPKAVVKKIKRAVTDSEEPPVVRYDIKEKAGVSNLLDILSGVTGKTIAELEQEFEGKMYGHLKGAVADAVSGMLSELQERYHSFRNDEALLEQVMRDGAAKARAQAQETLKKVYEAVGFVAMP, encoded by the coding sequence ATGAAACCCATCGTTTTCAGCGGCGCACAGCCGTCCGGCGAACTGACCATTGGCAACTATATGGGAGCGCTGCGTCAGTGGGTGCAGATGCAGGATGATTTCCACTGCATTTACTGCATTGTTGATCTGCACGCGATCACCGTGCGTCAGGATCCTGCTGCACTGCGTAAAGCGACGCTGGATACGCTGGCGCTCTATCTGGCCTGTGGTATCGACCCGCAAAAAAGCACCATCTTTGTTCAGTCGCATGTGCCAGAGCACACGCAACTGAGCTGGATCCTGAACTGCTACGCCTATTTCGGTGAACTGAGCCGTATGACGCAGTTCAAGGACAAATCAGCGCGTTACGAAGAGAACATCAACGCCGGGCTGTTCGACTACCCGGTGCTGATGGCGGCAGACATTCTGCTCTATCAGACCAACCAGGTGCCGGTCGGTGAAGATCAGAAGCAGCATCTGGAGCTGAGCCGCGATATCGCGCATCGCTTCAATGCGATCTATGGCGATATCTTCCGGGTGCCAGAGCCGTTCATTCCGAAGTCTGGCGCGCGCGTGATGTCGCTGCTGGAACCGACCAAAAAGATGTCCAAGTCTGACGATAACCGTAACAACGTCATCGGCCTGCTGGAAGATCCGAAAGCGGTTGTGAAGAAAATCAAACGCGCCGTTACCGATTCTGAAGAGCCGCCAGTGGTGCGCTACGACATCAAAGAGAAAGCGGGCGTCTCTAACCTGCTGGATATTCTGTCGGGCGTGACCGGTAAAACCATCGCAGAGCTGGAGCAGGAGTTCGAAGGCAAGATGTATGGCCACCTGAAAGGCGCAGTAGCCGATGCGGTGTCGGGCATGCTCTCTGAGCTGCAGGAGCGTTATCACAGCTTCCGCAACGATGAAGCGCTGCTGGAGCAGGTGATGCGTGATGGCGCGGCGAAAGCACGCGCACAGGCGCAGGAAACGCTGAAGAAGGTTTACGAAGCGGTAGGCTTTGTCGCGATGCCGTAA
- the cysG gene encoding siroheme synthase CysG — MDYFPLFCRLQGRRCLLVGAGDVAERKARLLLEAGADLWVGAPDFSPAFLQWAQQKAVTLLPGHFDPAWLTGCWLVIAATNYDAVNQQVADAAEKQQIFCNLVDAPQQASAIMPSIIDRSPLMVAVSSGGRAPVLARLLREKLEAMLPQHLGQLAQRAGGLRDRVKKQFGSLNARRHFWERFFHSERLAQTLANGDGERADQITDALFSADLPQQGEVALVGAGPGDAGLLTLKGLQLIQQADVIVYDRLVSDEILNLVRRDAERIFVGKRAGHHCVPQDAINQLLCEQAQRGKRVVRLKGGDPFIFGRGGEELEALAQLKIPFSVVPGITAASGCAAYSGIPLTHRDHAQSVRLVTGHLQKSGTLAWQTLAAEQQTLVFYMGLGQAGEIQLQLIKHGMRSDMPVALVENGTSTRQRVVTGTLNELEALAGQVSSPSLMIIGSVVSLRDSLRWF; from the coding sequence ATGGACTACTTCCCCTTATTCTGCCGCCTGCAGGGCCGACGCTGTCTGCTGGTCGGCGCGGGTGACGTGGCGGAGCGAAAAGCGCGCCTGCTGCTGGAGGCCGGTGCCGATCTGTGGGTCGGTGCCCCCGATTTCTCCCCTGCCTTCCTGCAATGGGCGCAGCAGAAAGCTGTTACGCTGCTGCCGGGGCATTTCGATCCCGCGTGGCTGACCGGCTGCTGGCTGGTGATCGCCGCCACCAACTACGATGCGGTCAATCAGCAGGTGGCAGACGCAGCTGAAAAACAGCAGATCTTCTGCAATCTGGTGGATGCGCCGCAGCAGGCCAGCGCCATTATGCCGTCGATCATTGACCGCTCACCGCTGATGGTCGCCGTCTCTTCCGGTGGACGCGCGCCGGTGCTGGCGCGGCTGCTGCGGGAGAAGCTGGAGGCGATGCTGCCGCAGCATCTGGGTCAGCTGGCGCAGCGGGCGGGCGGCCTGCGCGATAGGGTGAAAAAGCAGTTCGGCTCCCTCAATGCCCGCCGCCACTTCTGGGAGCGCTTCTTTCACAGCGAGCGGCTGGCCCAGACGCTGGCTAACGGCGACGGTGAACGCGCGGATCAGATTACCGATGCGCTTTTTAGCGCAGACCTTCCTCAGCAGGGTGAAGTGGCGCTGGTCGGTGCCGGTCCGGGCGATGCCGGATTGCTCACACTCAAAGGCCTGCAGCTGATCCAGCAGGCGGACGTCATCGTCTATGACCGGCTGGTTTCCGATGAGATTTTGAATCTGGTGCGCCGCGATGCCGAACGCATCTTTGTCGGTAAACGCGCCGGACATCACTGCGTGCCGCAGGATGCGATCAACCAGTTGCTCTGCGAACAGGCGCAGCGCGGCAAACGCGTGGTACGGCTGAAAGGCGGCGATCCCTTTATCTTTGGTCGCGGCGGTGAAGAGCTGGAAGCGCTGGCACAGCTGAAGATTCCGTTCAGCGTGGTACCGGGCATCACCGCGGCATCAGGCTGTGCGGCCTACAGTGGCATTCCCCTGACCCATCGCGATCATGCGCAGAGCGTCAGGCTGGTAACCGGGCATCTACAGAAATCCGGTACGCTCGCCTGGCAGACGCTGGCGGCAGAACAGCAGACGCTGGTGTTTTATATGGGGCTGGGCCAGGCCGGAGAAATTCAGCTGCAGCTGATAAAACATGGGATGCGCAGCGATATGCCGGTGGCGCTGGTGGAAAACGGCACCAGCACGCGTCAGCGCGTGGTCACCGGGACACTGAACGAGCTGGAAGCGTTAGCCGGTCAGGTGAGCAGCCCCAGCCTGATGATCATCGGCAGCGTGGTGAGTCTGCGCGACAGCCTGCGCTGGTTCTGA
- the nirD gene encoding nitrite reductase small subunit NirD — protein sequence MSQWNPVCPLTQILPATGVCALVKGQQVAIFRPRDDEQLYAISNIDPFAEASVLSRGIIAEHQDALWVASPLKKQHFCLSDGYCMEDETRSVAAWPVRVNAGQVEVCL from the coding sequence ATGAGCCAGTGGAATCCGGTGTGCCCGCTGACGCAGATCCTGCCCGCCACGGGCGTCTGCGCGCTGGTCAAAGGTCAGCAGGTGGCTATCTTCCGCCCACGCGACGATGAACAGCTCTATGCCATCAGCAATATCGATCCGTTTGCCGAAGCCAGCGTACTGTCTCGCGGCATTATCGCCGAACATCAGGATGCGCTCTGGGTAGCCAGCCCGCTGAAAAAGCAGCATTTTTGCCTTAGCGATGGCTACTGCATGGAGGATGAAACGCGCTCCGTGGCGGCCTGGCCGGTGCGGGTCAATGCCGGACAGGTTGAAGTCTGCCTGTAA
- the nirB gene encoding nitrite reductase large subunit NirB: protein MSKHNVVVIGNGMVGHRFIEELLEKAEPDQFSLTVFCEEPRVAYDRVHLSAYFSHHTAEELSLVREGYYDKHQVNLLLGERAITINRDEKLIHSSTGRAVHYDTLIFATGSYPWIPPISGAEGSDCFVYRTIEDLNAIEACSRRTKRGVVIGGGLLGLEAAGALKNLGVETHVIEFAPVLMAEQLDQQGGEQLRRKIEQMGVRVHTGKNTQQIVHHEHGGKTLQFADGSALEVDFIVFSTGIRPQDKLAKQCGLTLGPRGGIAIDNQCRTSDPAIYAIGECAAWQNRVYGLVAPGYKMAQVASDHLLGRDNAFTGADMSARLKLLGVDVGGIGDTRGTTPGARSVVWLDEGKSVYKRLIISEDQKTLLGAVLVGDTSDYGNLLQLVLNGIPLPDNPEALILPAGSGDKPAIGVDSLPDSAQICSCFDVSKGDIIKAVQGGCHTVAALKSSTRAGTGCGGCIPLITQVLNSELSRQGIEVNNHLCAHFAWSRQELYHLIQVEEIKTFDELLARYGQGYGCEICKPAVGSLLASCWNEYVLKPQHAPLQDSNDLYLGNIQKDGTYSVIPRSPGGEITPQGLKVIGEIAERYQLYTKITGSQRIGLFGAQKDDLPAIWSQLIEAGFETGQAYAKALRMAKTCVGSAWCRYGVGDSLGFGVMLENRYKGIRTPHKMKFGVSGCTRECAEAQGKDVGIIATEKGWNLYVCGNGGMKPRHGDLLAADLDQQTLVTYLDRFMMFYIRTADRLQRTSLWLESLEGGIDYLRSVIVDDKLGLNSQMEQQLAALRASVRCEWQATLEDESQLTRFAHFINSPQRDPAVQRVAERDQHRPARPEERIAVTLIEETES from the coding sequence ATGAGCAAGCACAATGTCGTCGTTATCGGTAACGGCATGGTCGGCCACCGCTTCATAGAAGAGTTACTTGAGAAAGCGGAACCCGACCAGTTTTCGCTGACCGTCTTTTGTGAAGAACCCCGCGTCGCCTACGACCGTGTCCACCTGTCCGCTTACTTCTCCCATCACACGGCCGAAGAGCTGTCGCTGGTTCGTGAAGGCTATTACGATAAACATCAGGTCAATCTGCTGCTGGGCGAGCGCGCCATCACCATTAACCGTGATGAGAAGCTCATCCACTCCAGCACCGGTCGCGCGGTTCACTACGACACGCTGATTTTTGCCACCGGCTCTTATCCGTGGATCCCGCCGATTAGCGGTGCTGAAGGCAGCGACTGCTTTGTCTACCGCACTATCGAAGATCTCAACGCCATTGAAGCCTGCTCGCGCCGCACCAAACGCGGTGTGGTGATTGGTGGCGGTCTGCTGGGACTGGAAGCGGCGGGCGCGCTGAAAAATCTGGGTGTTGAAACTCATGTCATTGAATTTGCGCCAGTGCTGATGGCAGAACAGCTCGATCAGCAAGGCGGGGAACAGCTGCGTCGCAAGATTGAGCAGATGGGCGTGCGGGTCCACACCGGCAAAAACACCCAGCAGATTGTGCATCACGAGCACGGTGGCAAAACGCTGCAGTTCGCCGACGGCAGTGCGCTGGAGGTCGATTTCATTGTCTTCTCCACTGGCATCCGCCCGCAGGACAAACTGGCGAAGCAGTGCGGATTAACCCTGGGTCCGCGCGGCGGTATCGCCATTGATAATCAGTGCCGGACCAGCGATCCCGCCATTTACGCCATCGGTGAGTGCGCCGCCTGGCAGAATCGCGTCTATGGCCTGGTGGCGCCGGGTTATAAAATGGCGCAGGTCGCCAGCGATCATCTGCTGGGCCGCGACAATGCGTTTACCGGCGCGGACATGAGCGCCAGACTCAAGCTGCTGGGTGTCGATGTCGGTGGCATTGGCGATACGCGCGGCACCACGCCAGGCGCACGCAGCGTGGTCTGGCTGGATGAAGGCAAATCGGTCTACAAACGCCTGATTATCAGTGAAGATCAGAAAACCCTGCTGGGTGCGGTGCTGGTGGGCGACACCAGTGATTATGGCAACCTGCTGCAGCTGGTGCTGAATGGTATTCCGCTGCCGGATAACCCGGAAGCGCTGATTCTGCCTGCGGGCAGCGGAGACAAACCGGCCATCGGCGTCGATTCCCTGCCAGACAGCGCGCAAATCTGCTCCTGCTTCGACGTCAGCAAAGGCGACATCATCAAAGCGGTTCAGGGTGGCTGTCACACCGTGGCCGCCCTGAAAAGCAGCACCCGAGCCGGTACCGGCTGCGGCGGCTGTATCCCCCTGATTACCCAGGTACTGAACAGTGAACTCAGTCGTCAGGGTATCGAGGTCAATAACCACCTTTGTGCCCACTTCGCCTGGTCACGTCAGGAGCTGTATCACCTGATTCAGGTGGAAGAGATCAAGACCTTTGATGAACTGCTGGCCCGCTATGGGCAGGGTTACGGCTGTGAAATATGCAAGCCTGCGGTGGGCTCTCTGCTCGCCTCCTGCTGGAATGAGTATGTGCTCAAGCCGCAGCACGCGCCGTTACAGGACAGCAACGACCTCTATCTGGGCAATATCCAGAAAGATGGCACCTATTCGGTCATCCCGCGCTCGCCCGGCGGTGAAATCACACCACAGGGACTGAAAGTGATTGGCGAGATCGCCGAACGCTACCAGCTCTACACCAAAATCACCGGCTCGCAGCGCATCGGCTTGTTTGGCGCGCAGAAAGACGATCTGCCCGCTATCTGGTCACAGCTGATCGAGGCCGGATTTGAAACCGGTCAGGCCTATGCTAAAGCGCTGCGTATGGCGAAAACCTGCGTCGGCAGCGCCTGGTGCCGTTACGGCGTGGGCGACAGCCTCGGCTTTGGTGTCATGCTCGAGAACCGCTATAAAGGCATCCGTACGCCGCACAAGATGAAGTTTGGTGTCTCCGGCTGCACCCGTGAATGCGCAGAGGCCCAGGGCAAAGATGTCGGCATTATCGCCACTGAAAAAGGCTGGAACCTCTACGTCTGCGGCAACGGCGGCATGAAACCGCGTCATGGCGACCTGCTGGCGGCGGATCTCGATCAGCAGACGCTGGTCACCTATCTCGACCGCTTCATGATGTTCTATATCCGCACCGCCGATCGCCTGCAGCGCACCTCGCTGTGGCTGGAGAGCCTGGAAGGTGGCATCGACTATCTGCGTAGCGTGATCGTGGATGACAAACTCGGCCTTAACAGCCAGATGGAACAGCAGCTCGCCGCACTGCGCGCCAGCGTTCGCTGTGAATGGCAGGCGACGCTGGAAGATGAGAGCCAGCTGACGCGCTTTGCCCACTTTATCAATTCGCCGCAGCGCGACCCTGCAGTGCAGCGGGTGGCGGAGCGCGACCAGCATCGCCCGGCGCGCCCCGAAGAACGTATTGCCGTGACCCTGATTGAGGAGACCGAATCATGA
- a CDS encoding cytosine deaminase, whose translation MLSPKWINNVRLPWREGLWQIEIADGKIARISAQPQQPSPVEQSLDGEGGLACAPFIEPHIHLDTTQTAGEPAWNQSGTLFEGIERWAERKALLSHEDVKQRALQTLKWQIANGIQFVRTHVDVSDPSLTALKAMLEVKAEMAPWITIQIVAFPQEGILSYPNGEALLEEALRLGADVVGAIPHYEFTREYGVESLHKTFALADRYDRLIDVHCDEIDDEQSRFVETVAALAHRDGNGARVTASHTTAMHSYNGAYASRLFRLLKLSGINFVANPLVNIHLQGRFDTYPKRRGITRVKEMLEAEINVCFGHDDVFDPWYPLGIANMLQVLHMGLHVCQLMGYEQIDAGLDLITHNSAKTMQLAGYGIQSGNEASLIILPAESGFDAVRRQVPVRYSVRRGVVVAETKPAESEIYWRERERVDFRR comes from the coding sequence ATGCTGTCACCTAAGTGGATCAATAACGTGCGTTTACCCTGGCGGGAAGGATTGTGGCAAATCGAAATCGCCGACGGAAAAATCGCCCGAATTTCAGCCCAGCCGCAGCAGCCTTCTCCGGTGGAGCAATCGCTGGACGGCGAGGGCGGCTTAGCCTGCGCGCCCTTTATTGAGCCGCATATTCATCTGGATACCACCCAGACGGCAGGTGAACCGGCATGGAATCAGTCCGGCACGCTGTTTGAAGGGATTGAGCGCTGGGCCGAGCGTAAGGCGCTGCTCAGCCACGAAGATGTGAAACAGCGGGCATTACAGACGCTGAAGTGGCAGATCGCCAACGGCATTCAGTTTGTCCGCACCCACGTTGACGTGTCTGACCCCTCACTGACGGCGCTGAAAGCGATGCTGGAAGTGAAAGCGGAGATGGCACCCTGGATCACCATCCAGATTGTGGCGTTTCCCCAGGAGGGCATTCTCTCTTATCCCAACGGCGAAGCGTTGCTGGAGGAGGCGCTACGGCTGGGCGCGGATGTCGTTGGCGCGATTCCGCACTATGAATTCACCCGCGAATATGGCGTCGAGTCGCTGCATAAAACCTTTGCGCTGGCTGACCGCTATGACCGGCTGATCGATGTTCACTGCGATGAGATCGATGATGAACAGTCGCGCTTTGTGGAAACCGTGGCGGCGCTGGCCCATCGCGACGGCAACGGCGCACGCGTGACGGCCAGTCATACCACCGCGATGCACTCTTACAATGGCGCGTACGCCTCACGGCTGTTCCGGCTGCTTAAGCTGTCGGGCATTAACTTTGTCGCCAATCCGCTGGTCAATATTCACCTGCAGGGCCGCTTCGACACCTATCCTAAGCGGCGCGGCATTACGCGGGTAAAAGAGATGCTGGAGGCAGAGATCAACGTCTGCTTTGGCCACGACGATGTGTTTGATCCCTGGTATCCGCTGGGCATCGCCAACATGCTGCAGGTGCTGCATATGGGATTACATGTCTGTCAGCTGATGGGCTATGAGCAGATTGATGCGGGTCTGGATCTGATTACGCATAACAGCGCGAAAACGATGCAGCTTGCAGGCTATGGCATTCAGAGCGGCAACGAGGCCAGTCTGATTATATTGCCAGCAGAGAGCGGTTTTGATGCGGTAAGAAGGCAGGTCCCGGTGCGCTATTCAGTGCGTCGTGGCGTGGTGGTGGCGGAGACGAAGCCTGCAGAAAGTGAGATTTACTGGCGGGAACGGGAGCGCGTAGATTTCCGACGTTAA
- the tsgA gene encoding MFS transporter TsgA yields MTNRNRIGLTWISFFSYALTGALVIVTGMVMGDIAKDFQIPISSMSNTFTFLNSGILAAVFLNAWLMVIVPLKRQLIFGFVLMVLAIIGLMTSRDLTIFSLCMFVLGVVSGITMSIGTFLITHMYEGRQRGSRLLFTDSFFSMAGTLFPVLAGILLARQLPWYWVYVCIGVIYVAIFVMTLFVEFPVLRKPENSPTVEKEKWGVGVLLLAVAALCYILGQLGFISWVPEYATKVMGMNINDAGQLVGSFWTAYMVGMWAFSFLLRFFDLQRILMVLAGLATVLMYWFVSSSDAGMLKWIIMILGFSSSAIYTTIITLGSLQTKVASPKLVNFILTCGTVGTMLTFVVTAPIVEKSGVHTALATANALYAVVFVMCALLGFVSRHRTHGHVTH; encoded by the coding sequence ATGACAAACCGTAATCGTATTGGCCTTACCTGGATAAGCTTCTTCTCCTACGCGCTGACCGGCGCACTGGTGATCGTTACCGGCATGGTAATGGGCGATATCGCAAAAGATTTCCAGATCCCCATTTCCAGCATGAGTAACACCTTCACCTTCCTCAACAGTGGCATCCTGGCGGCGGTCTTCCTCAACGCCTGGCTGATGGTGATTGTGCCACTGAAGCGCCAGCTGATTTTCGGCTTCGTCCTGATGGTGCTGGCGATAATCGGGCTGATGACCAGCCGCGATCTGACCATCTTCTCGCTCTGTATGTTTGTGCTGGGCGTGGTCAGCGGCATCACCATGTCGATCGGCACCTTCCTGATCACTCACATGTATGAAGGCCGTCAGCGGGGTTCACGTCTGCTGTTTACCGACTCCTTCTTCAGCATGGCGGGCACGCTGTTTCCGGTGCTGGCAGGCATTCTGCTGGCGCGTCAGCTGCCGTGGTACTGGGTCTACGTCTGCATCGGCGTTATCTACGTCGCTATCTTCGTCATGACGCTGTTTGTGGAGTTCCCGGTGCTGCGCAAGCCTGAGAACAGCCCGACTGTTGAGAAAGAGAAATGGGGTGTGGGTGTGCTGCTGCTGGCTGTCGCGGCACTCTGCTACATCCTGGGCCAGCTCGGCTTTATCTCCTGGGTGCCGGAATATGCCACCAAAGTCATGGGCATGAACATCAATGACGCCGGACAACTGGTAGGCAGCTTCTGGACGGCGTATATGGTCGGTATGTGGGCCTTCAGCTTCCTGCTGCGCTTCTTCGATCTGCAACGCATTCTGATGGTGCTGGCGGGTCTGGCTACGGTACTGATGTACTGGTTCGTCAGCAGCAGCGATGCCGGCATGCTGAAATGGATCATCATGATTCTGGGCTTCAGCTCAAGTGCTATCTATACCACCATCATCACTCTCGGCTCGCTCCAGACCAAAGTGGCGTCACCGAAGCTGGTGAACTTCATTCTGACCTGCGGCACCGTCGGCACCATGCTGACCTTTGTGGTCACGGCGCCTATCGTTGAGAAAAGTGGTGTGCATACCGCACTGGCGACGGCGAATGCGCTTTACGCCGTGGTATTTGTGATGTGTGCCCTGCTCGGCTTTGTCAGCCGTCATCGTACTCACGGTCACGTCACGCATTAA
- the ppiA gene encoding peptidylprolyl isomerase A — translation MFKRTLTAAITLLALSSVSAQALAAKGDTHVLLTTSAGNIELELNNQKAPVSVKNFVDYVNNSFYNNTIFHRVIPGFMVQGGGFTTDMQQKQTNAPIKNEADNGLRNLRGTISMARTADKDSATSQFFLNVADNAFLDHGQRDFGYAVFGKIVKGQDVVEKISQVPTKDVGPYQNVPSKPVVILSAKVLP, via the coding sequence ATGTTTAAACGTACTTTAACAGCGGCCATCACCCTGTTAGCGCTCTCTTCCGTTTCCGCCCAGGCGCTGGCCGCAAAAGGTGACACCCACGTTCTGCTCACCACCTCCGCCGGCAATATCGAACTCGAACTGAATAACCAGAAAGCGCCGGTTTCTGTGAAAAACTTCGTTGATTACGTCAACAACAGTTTTTACAACAACACCATTTTTCATCGCGTGATCCCGGGCTTCATGGTGCAGGGTGGTGGCTTCACCACGGATATGCAGCAGAAGCAGACCAACGCGCCAATTAAAAACGAAGCGGACAATGGACTGCGTAACCTGCGCGGTACCATCTCTATGGCGCGTACTGCCGATAAAGACAGTGCCACCAGCCAGTTCTTCCTCAACGTTGCGGATAATGCCTTCCTCGACCACGGCCAGCGCGATTTCGGCTATGCCGTATTTGGTAAGATTGTGAAAGGTCAGGATGTGGTTGAAAAAATTTCTCAGGTTCCGACCAAAGATGTGGGTCCGTACCAGAATGTGCCGTCCAAACCGGTAGTTATCCTCTCCGCCAAAGTCCTGCCTTAA
- a CDS encoding YhfG family protein: MANKLTEKQKVTLWQQRRSASYQASCKLEGFAPNETSLNSEDAAARLASLRRQYGL; the protein is encoded by the coding sequence ATGGCGAACAAACTCACCGAAAAACAGAAGGTCACTCTGTGGCAACAGCGGCGTAGCGCCAGCTATCAGGCCAGCTGTAAGCTGGAAGGCTTTGCGCCGAATGAAACCAGCCTGAACAGTGAAGATGCGGCTGCACGCCTGGCGTCACTGAGGAGGCAATATGGACTCTAA